A stretch of the Arvicola amphibius chromosome 8, mArvAmp1.2, whole genome shotgun sequence genome encodes the following:
- the LOC119821781 gene encoding LOW QUALITY PROTEIN: olfactory receptor 10A7-like (The sequence of the model RefSeq protein was modified relative to this genomic sequence to represent the inferred CDS: substituted 1 base at 1 genomic stop codon), translating into MPPSWAAPPWANQSLARELEFVLLGFAHVPSLRPMLSVLFLAAFLLTLLGNTLIVLLTSLDPGLRAPMYFFLRQLALVEICFSLDVAPRLLVTLLRPGRGMSPTSCALQLLLVLSCVTSECFLLTVMAWDRFLAICRPLRYGAIMNLRLCHLLATTCWLAGIPVALVFTIWLFNFPFCGPRGIRHFFCDIAPLLSLVCADTRVFEANVFVATVLVIMVPFCLIATSYVMILTAVLQMPSASGRHKALSTCASHLIVVILFXGTTGVIHLRPKASYSPKSKQVVSLSYTMVTPMLNPLIYSLRNKEVKAAFGRVCCGRQGSRF; encoded by the coding sequence ATGCCACCTTCCTGGGCAGCCCCTCCCTGGGCCAATCAGAGCCTCGCACGTGAGCTGGAGTTCGTGTTGCTGGGCTTCGCACATGTGCCCTCCCTGCGCCCAATGCTCTCAGTGCTCTTCCTGGCCGCCTTCCTGCTCACGTTGCTAGGCAACACACTCATCGTCTTGCTCACCAGCCTGGATCCAGGCCTGCGTGcgcccatgtacttcttcctacGGCAGCTGGCGCTGGTGGAGATCTGCTTCTCACTGGACGTGGCGCCCCGGCTGCTGGTGACCCTGCTACGGCCTGGACGTGGAATGTCCCCAACAAGTTGTGCCCTGCAGCTGCTCCTCGTGCTGTCCTGTGTCACATCTGAGTGTTTCCTCCTCACGGTCATGGCCTGGGACCGCTTCCTAGCCATTTGCAGGCCACTGCGCTATGGTGCCATCATGAACTTAAGGCTGTGCCACCTGCTGGCCACCACTTGCTGGTTGGCAGGAATCCCCGTGGCTCTGGTCTTCACTATCTGGCTCTTTAACTTTCCCTTCTGTGGGCCACGGGGCATCCGGCACTTCTTCTGTGACATAGCACCTCTGCTGAGCCTGGTGTGTGCAGACACCAGAGTCTTCGAGGCCAACGTGTTTGTGGCCACTGTCCTTGTTATCATGGTTCCCTTCTGTCTTATAGCTACATCCTATGTCATGATTCTGACTGCTGTCCTTCAGATGCCATCAGCCTCTGGACGCCACAAGGCCCTGTCCACCTGTGCCTCCCACCTCATCGTGGTAATTCTGTTTTAAGGCACAACGGGGGTCATCCACTTACGCCCCAAGGCTAGCTACTCTCCTAAGAGCAAGCAAGTGGTGTCTCTGTCATACACCATGGTGACCCCCATGCTCAATCCCCTCATCTACAGCCTGCGGAACAAGGAAGTCAAAGCTGCCTTTGGCCGTGTGTGCTGTGGCCGCCAAGGGTCTAGATTCTAG